The following coding sequences are from one Triticum aestivum cultivar Chinese Spring chromosome 5A, IWGSC CS RefSeq v2.1, whole genome shotgun sequence window:
- the LOC123104543 gene encoding 60S ribosomal protein L36a: MVNVPKTKKTYCKNKECKKHTLHKVTQYKKGKDSLSAQGKRRYDRKQSGYGGQTKPVFHKKAKTTKKIVLKLQCQSCKHYSQRAIKRCKHFEIGGDKKGKGTSLF; this comes from the exons ATG GTGAACGTTCCAAAGACCAAGAAGACCTACTGCAAGAACAAGGAGTGCAAGAAGCACACCCTCCACAAGGTTACGCAGTACAAGAAAGGCAAGGACAGTCTTTCTGCTCAGGGAAAGCGCCGTTACGACCGCAAGCAGTCAGGATATGGTGGCCAGACAAAGCCTGTTTTCCACAAGAAG GCCAAGACAACAAAGAAGATTGTGCTGAAGCTGCAGTGCCAGAGCTGCAAGCATTACTCGCAACGCGCTATCAAG AGGTGCAAGCACTTTGAGATCGGTGGAGACAAGAAGGGCAAGGGGACCTCTCTCTTCTAA
- the LOC123107512 gene encoding NDR1/HIN1-like protein 12, producing MLPLSRSDGGTRMRCCARNAKAESQGPAASRQNGHHKAPGKAPKSGATNGSSMESSKKNLCEIHRGDGRRRRALAASLLATAVFAAIIALALFLVYRPAKPQATVARAGVYRLVSAAAANGTNSSAATPYALSATVQFTLLLHNPSDRTAVVYDRLLAYVTYRGEMVAPPAQLPLVLQDPGADVAMSPLLGGDGGAPVPVSADAVDALHADCVAGRVQLRLVVMGRVRYRSGPFKSAWRDLYVRCDAILGLTVQAAAGGGGAGDVPLLEYPKCAVDA from the coding sequence ATGCTGCCTCTCTCGCGATCCGACGGCGGCACGCGGATGCGGTGCTGTGCACGGAACGCCAAAGCAGAAAGCCAGGGGCCGGCGGCGTCGCGCCAAAACGGCCACCATAAAGCTCCGGGCAAGGCACCAAAGTCCGGCGCAACGAACGGCAGTTCGATGGAGTCCTCCAAGAAGAACCTCTGCGAGATCCACCGCGGCGACGGACGCCGCAGGCgcgccctcgccgcctccctcctcgCCACCGCGGTCTTCGCGGCCATCATCGCGCTCGCGCTCTTCCTCGTCTACCGCCCCGCGAAGCCGCAGGCCACCGTGGCGCGCGCCGGCGTTTACCGCCTCGTGAGCGCCGCGGCCGCCAACGGCACCAACAGCTCGGCGGCGACGCCCTACGCGCTCTCCGCCACCGTGCAGTTCACGCTGCTGCTGCACAACCCCAGCGACCGCACCGCCGTGGTCTACGACCGGCTCCTCGCCTACGTGACGTACCGCGGCGAGATGGTGGCCCCGCCGGCGCAGCTCCCGCTGGTGCTCCAGGACCCCGGCGCCGACGTGGCGATGTCGCCGCTGCTGGGAGGCGACGGGGGCGCCCCCGTGCCGGTGTCGGCGGACGCGGTGGACGCGCTGCACGCGGACTGCGTGGCGGGGCGCGTGCAGCTCCGGCTCGTCGTAATGGGGCGGGTCAGGTATAGGTCCGGGCCCTTCAAGAGCGCGTGGCGCGACCTGTACGTGCGGTGCGACGCCATCCTCGGCCTGACCGTGCAGGCAGccgccggaggcggcggcgccggggaCGTGCCGCTGCTcgagtacccgaagtgcgccgtGGACGCCTGA
- the LOC123104544 gene encoding two-component response regulator-like PRR95 has protein sequence MVRGGQGQGGGGVEEREVVNVDQDGREEEVRRALPMMPVRVLLAEGDDSTRHVISALLRKCGYHVSAASDGVKAWELLKEKSFKIDLVLTEVELPLMSGFLLLSTIMEHDACKNIPVIMMSSNDAVSMVFKCMLKGAADFLVKPIRKNELRNLWQHVWRKQLANGEIDVQQIQQEENVAEQHGQKTEVTKDEHPTQNVVRKNRECSEQESDAQSSCTRSEPEAESKHTNSFLEFKQITERQSSTDPKNAVENRDPENPSDNKRKKASTGIEVVHIIDDEPKPSTPMEVDIVRTNSQGNGDKWFSIPAHQLELSLRRSDYGRTEDQEKNDTRTLNHSTSSAFSLYNCRPISSFGNAGDAQPCSTSATHADLENKNGDSAAPFQDKADPICHPIRVVALPVPVGGLTFDGQPFWSGAPVAPLLYPQSGPPIWNSRTPVSQEVDTQATSSQQNDLAEMDCQQTESTQRQEVLPPPTANEKHLHVEIPSDSNPQQVSPMAGESGSGSSTVLNNSLNNSGNALSGSACGSSSNRIATPTEQCNASDSATENPSMEGSHQLSQREIALNKFRLKRKERCFEKKVRYQSRKLLAEQRPRVKGQFVRQDPNIQAS, from the exons ATGGTGCGCGGCGGCcaaggacaaggaggaggaggggtggaggAGAGGGAGGTGGTGAACGTGGACCAGgacgggagggaggaggaggtgcggCGGGCGCTGCCGATGATGCCCGTCAGGGTGCTGCTCGCCGAGGGCGACGACTCCACGCGCCACGTCATCTCCGCGCTGCTCCGCAAGTGCGGCTACCACG TTTCTGCAGCTTCTGATGGTGTCAAGGCCTGGGAATTACTAAAGGAAAAATCGTTCAAAATAGATCTTGTCCTCACTGAAGTTGAACTTCCTTTGATGTCTGGGTTCCTCCTACTCTCCACCATCATGGAACATGACGCGTGCAAGAATATCCCTGTCATAA TGATGTCTTCGAATGATGCAGTTAGCATGGTTTTCAAATGCATGCTGAAGGGCGCAGCCGATTTTCTTGTCAAGCCGATACGAAAGAACGAGTTACGGAACTTGTGGCAACACGTTTGGAGAAAACAACTT GCAAATGGTGAGATCGATGTGCAGCAGATACAACAAGAAGAGAATGTCGCAGAACAGCATGGGCAAAAGACTGAAGTGACAAAAGATGAACATCCAACTCAAAATGTGGTCCGTAAAAATAGAGAATGCAGTGAACAAGAAAGTGACGCTCAA AGTTCTTGCACAAGATCAGAACCAGAAGCTGAGAGCAAGCACACCAACAGTTTCTTGGAGTTTAAGCAGATAACAGAAAGGCAATCATCTACTGACCCCAAAAACGCTGTGGAAAATAGAGACCCTGAAAACCCTAGTGATAATAAGCGCAAGAAAGCCTCGACAGGTATCGAGGTAGTCCATATAATTGATGATGAACCGAAGCCTAGCACACCGATGGAGGTGGATATTGTGAGAACAAACTCTCAAGGAAACGGCGATAAGTGGTTCTCCATCCCAGCTCATCAGTTGGAGCTTTCTCTCAGAAGATCTGACTATGGCAGAACAGAGGACCAAGAGAAAAATGATACGAGAACCCTGAACCACTCAACTTCATCTGCCTTTTCATT GTACAACTGTAGGCCTATATCCTCTTTTGGTAACGCTGGTGATGCTCAGCCATGCAGCACCTCAGCAACACACGCAGATCTGGAAAACAAAAATGGAGATTCGGCAGCTCCCTTTCAAGACAAGGCCGACCCAATCTGCCATCCTATCAGAGTTGTAGCACTTCCTGTTCCAGTTGGAGGCCTCACGTTTGACGGGCAGCCATTCTGGAGTGGTGCACCTGTGGCACCCCTTCTCTATCCACAGTCAGGTCCTCCTATTTGGAATAGCAGAACTCCAGTGTCGCAAGAGGTGGACACGCAAGCAACTTCATCGCAGCAGAATGATCTGGCAGAGATGGACTGTCAGCAGACTGAAAGCACACAGCGACAAGAAGTGCTACCTCCACCGACTGCAAATGAAAAGCATCTGCACGTTGAAATCCCCTCAGACAGCAACCCTCAGCAGGTTTCACCCATGGCTGGCGAAAGCGGAAGCGGAAGTAGTACTGTGTTGAACAACTCTTTGAACAACTCTGGCAATGCTCTCAGTGGCAGTGCCTGTGGAAGCTCTTCCAACCGGATCGCCACTCCTACTGAACAGTGTAACGCATCTGACAGTGCTACTGAAAATCCTAGCATGGAGGGCTCGCATCAGCTGAGCCAACGTGAGATTGCACTGAACAAGTTTCGCCTCAAGAGGAAAGAACGGTGCTTCGAGAAGAAG GTGCGGTACCAGAGCAGGAAACTACTTGCAGAGCAGCGTCCCCGGGTGAAGGGTCAGTTTGTTCGGCAAGATCCGAACATCCAAGCAAGCTAG